A genomic region of Miscanthus floridulus cultivar M001 chromosome 3, ASM1932011v1, whole genome shotgun sequence contains the following coding sequences:
- the LOC136544606 gene encoding peroxidase 2-like yields the protein MPVAIYKAKPHLEKLGPPNFPSLRGFDVVDAAKAALEKACPGVVSCADVVQFAARDAVFFLSGSKVFYSLKGGRFDGSVSFENETLRFLPPPFFNLSQLIQSFKVKGMSVDDLVVLSGAHTIGHSHCSSFSDRISTPPSDMNPRLTTVLKKQCPAHPNFTNDPTVVQDVVTPNTLDNQYYKNALNHNVLFISDAALLNSTETATKVIENAFIRGRWERKFAKAMVKMSLLDIKTAANGEIRKNCHVVN from the exons ATGCCTGTGGCA ATCTACAAAGCGAAACCCCACCTGGAGAAGCTGGGCCCGCCAAACTTCCCCAGCCTACGTGGCTTCGACGTGGTGGACGCGGCCAAGGCGGCGCTCGAGAAGGCCTGCCCGGGAGTCGTCTCCTGTGCCGACGTCGTCCAGTTCGCCGCCCGCGACGCAGTCTTCTTCCTCAGCGGCTCCAAGGTCTTCTACAGCCTCAAGGGGGGACGCTTCGACGGCAGCGTGTCCTTCGAGAACGAGACGCTCAGGTTCCTGCCGCCGCCGTTCTTCAACCTCTCCCAGCTCATCCAGAGCTTCAAGGTCAAAGGCATGAGCGTCGACGACCTCGTCGTACTCTCCGGCGCCCACACCATCGGCCACTCCCACTGCTCCTCCTTCTCCGACCGCATCTCCACGCCGCCGTCCGACATGAACCCTCGCCTCACCACCGTACTCAAGAAGCAGTGCCCGGCCCACCCCAACTTCACCAACGACCCCACGGTGGTGCAGGACGTCGTCACCCCCAACACGCTGGACAACCAGTACTACAAGAACGCGTTAAATCACAACGTGCTATTCATCTCCGACGCGGCCCTTCTCAACTCGACGGAGACGGCGACGAAGGTGATCGAGAACGCTTTCATCCGTGGAAGGTGGGAGAGGAAGTTCGCCAAGGCGATGGTGAAGATGTCGCTCCTCGACATCAAGACTGCCGCCAACGGAGAGATCCGGAAGAACTGCCACGTGGTCAACTAG